In one window of Toxotes jaculatrix isolate fToxJac2 chromosome 10, fToxJac2.pri, whole genome shotgun sequence DNA:
- the adad1 gene encoding adenosine deaminase domain-containing protein 1 has protein sequence MFPTGGSFRGSRGASFAQILMKNLPVNAQLTEPYKPPLTPSASNGPCKDAFNRQVKSAFKPGPAVKPKFSPELLVDRYLKGETHAVTLLHQLAQILQFHMEIKETVTTGNIPGLYFAFCVVIDGFQYKTGMGITKKDARLKAAELALHDLLPTLDCLKSVLPESSDIPPPLPVKEEPSVSDIRPCRAIHERRNSANLQIPHAVRDQLTILMNSHLEFSACAGTTAAFIIQTSSGCEVVALGTGNFNTKENTSSSGRIVHDSHAVVTARRSLMRFLYRHLLMFFSEKASLKEKSIFQQNSSSHLLSLKSGITLHLYVNQLPKGAAQIPSKLRLNPLSISAWQVNNEISLHLSVEGKVFSVFSSAFDRCASKVISMSTTDKITQWQVLGYQGALLSHFIEPIYVHSILIGDSGCSDIRGLEMSVSQRVEGITSQLPMFYCMMRPHISLVPTVAINSANSSQLTYAINWSEGDGSLEVVDGLEGKTIEESPFKSGSALASRLCKAAMLHRFKLVAKEAQRQDLLATSSYREAKRMAKPYQEAKNMLRAYLLQQGFGSWLVKASVSDNFSM, from the exons ATGTTTCCCACTGGCGGATCATTTCGAGGTTCCAGAGGAGCCTCCTTTGCACAAATCCTCATGAAGAACTTACCTGTGAATGCACAACTGACTGAACCATACAAGCCTCCGTTGACTCCATCAGCCTCGAATGGTCCTTGCAAAGATGCCTTTAACCGACAAGTGAAAAGTGCATTCAAACCTG GACCTGCTGTCAAGCCAAAATTTTCACCAGAACTACTGGTTGACAGATACCTGAAAGGCGAAACACATGCTGTGACTTTGCTCCATCAGCTTGCCCAGATTTTGCAGTTCCACATGGAAATAAAGGAGACTGTGACCACAG GCAACATACCAGGACTCTATTTTGCCTTCTGTGTGGTGATTGATGGGTTTCAGTACAAGACTGGCATGGGAATAACAAAAAAGGATGCTCGACTCAAAGCAGCAGAACTTGCTCTGCATGATCTTCTGCCCACCTTGGACTGTCTGAAGTCTGTCCTCCCTGAGTCTTCAG AtattcctccaccactgccagTAAAAGAGGagccctctgtctctgacatcCGTCCTTGTAGAGCCATTCATG AAAGGAGGAATTCTGCCAACCTCCAGATTCCCCATGCTGTCAGGGATCAGCTGACTATACTGATGAACAGCCATCTAGAGTTCTCTGCCTGTGCAGGCACCACAGCAGCATTCATCATTCAGACAT CCAGTGGATGTGAGGTGGTTGCTCTTGGCACTGGGAACTTCAATACCAAAGAGAACACCTCGTCGAGTGGACGGATTGTGCATGATTCACATGCAGTTGTGACTGCAAGGAGATCTCTCATGAG GTTTCTGTACCGGCACCTGCTGATGTTCTTCAGCGAAAAGGCCAGTCTGAAGGAGAAGTCGATCTTccagcagaacagcagcagccatctCCTCAGCCTGAAGAGTGGCATCACCCTTCACCTTTATGTTAATCAGCTACCAAAGGGTGCTGCTCAGATCCCTTCCaagct GCGCCTGAACCCACTCTCTATTTCGGCATGGCAAGTCAACAATGAGATCAGCCTGCACCTGTCAGTGGAGGGCAAG GTATTCTCAGTTTTCTCTTCAGCCTTTGATCGCTGTGCCTCCAAGGTGATCAGCATGTCCACCACAGACAAGATCACTCAGTGGCAGGTGCTAGGATACCAGGGGGCCTTGCTCAGCCACTTCATCGAGCCCATCTATGTCCACAGCATCCTCATAG GTGATTCTGGCTGCAGTGATATCCGTGGCCTGGAGATGTCCGTGAGCCAGCGTGTGGAGGGCATCACCTCTCAGCTGCCCATGTTCTACTGCATGATGAGGCCCCACATCAGCCTGGTGCCCACTGTGGCGATTAACAGCGCCAACAGTAGCCAGCTGACCTACGCTATCAACTGGAGCGAAGGCGACGGCTCCCTTGAGGTTGTGGATGGTCTGGAGGGCAAGACCATAGAGGA ATCTCCCTTTAAGAGTGGCTCTGCTCTGGCAAGCCGTCTTTGCAAAGCGGCAATGCTGCACCGCTTCAAGTTGGTGGCCAAAGAAGCCCAAAGGCAGGACCTGCTGGCCACAAGCTCCTACAGAGAAGCTAAG AGGATGGCAAAGCCGTACCAGGAGGCCAAGAACATGTTGAGGGCGTACCTGTTGCAACAGGGCTTTGGTTCCTGGCTGGTCAAGGCTTCGGTCAGTGATAACTTCAGCATGTGA